The genomic window GATCCCGGGTGACAGCAGTAAGCAATGCTCTATGGAGGACGGAGGCGGTTGGTGGTACAACCGCTGCCACTCGGCCAATCCTAACGGCCGGTACTACATGGGCGGGGCTTATACCAGCAGAATGGCCAAGCATGGCACAGACGACGGCATGGTGTGGATGAATTGGAAGGGCAGCTGGTTCTCCCTGAAGACAATGAGCATGAAGATCAGACCTTTCTTTCAGGGCAAATAGAgggtccaacacacacacagacattaggCAAACTCTTTAACACCACCCTGACAAAAGGCTCTGATATTGATTGAGGCTCATACGTTTTCCCACACGGTTCATATCAACTGCTATAACCATCCCAAAAAGACACcatgttattttttataatttatattttattttcaaactaGAAACTAGGGCCTTTTTAACTCGTGGAATATTTCAACATTGAAGCAGAATTGTTCACCTGAACGGTACAATGAAATGTTACAGCAGAATGCTACATGTTACGATTAAcctgtgtgtgcttggatgTCAGATGTCAATCGTTCTGCCGGGTGCGTGATGTCAGTGTTTCCATGTGTGATGTTGTCAGTGTTGGGTGAGTCAAAGTACTTATTGTCTTAATAAAAACCCATTCACTTCTAAAGTCTCGTGCTGTTTTCAATACTTAAAAACACCCCAGCCCTGAAAGGTTGCATTCTGTCTAGACCTGCATGTCCTTCTTACGACCAAACCACCCCCATATAAACCAGAGACACGTTCAACTGGCACACAGACAAATTACTTGTTTCAAATCAGAAACTAAAGACGATTTCACAGACAGCATCTAAAGAATCTGACACCGTCTTCAGACCAACAGTCTCCATAGTAAAAGTCTTCCGACTGACAGTGTCTCAGAATGACAGCATGTTCAGACTGAAATGGTCTCCAGACTCTGACAGTCTCGAGTCATGCATCAATAGGAGATGGACAATACGAGTCTTGTTCTTCAAACTTAACTCTTTATTTCTCACAATTTTCTTCTCAATTTGAACACTGATGGCTTCGTAGGTTGTTAGACTGTACAGGGTTAAGGTCAGGAAATAAAATACCACAGGTTCGATATCTGCTAACATGCCATCATAGCAACTGGCTGTTTGAAATAAGCAGTTAGGTTTTTCTAGCTAATTCATGACCTATGAATTATTATTGCtactctgcgtgtgtgtgacggttTAATGCATCTACCTCCGGCTGCAGAAGGGACCGTGGAGAcactggccctcatttatcaaacgaacatagaaatgagcgcaaatctgaacgcatgattcatcttacgataggacccacgtgagattcacgaaactttcgtatcacaccaatcccagcgtacgaaggatcttggtgttgataaatacggcggctgagaacgatcgtaattaacgtaacacgcccatataaaagcacgtcttcagaagtctcgccccaaacttttacgacatggagaaacgtccaacggtaaaaaaaaaaaagaggaatttttccgagaccgaaatggagacgctcgtgtcactggtggatgcgaaccgtctggttttgtttggtagcccaaaagctggcattaaaggcaagCAAAATAAcgctatatggaaggaaataactgttgcagtgaatagtgtttccaatgttcatcgggctacggaagaggtttgttaattaaattaattaaataataaatgaaatgtaaaatttctgttatccagcttaaaacatttacATATATGCTATTATTTGCATTGcgttaaagttattttattccgaataaggtgaagaaaaaatggtccgacatgaagctcagcaccaaaaaacaAATGGCACCCCATTTGCCAGTGCAATATTATGCAGAACCCCAcatgctaaaataatattgcaGGTCTTTTCTGGGCTGTAGAGCAACGTTCCCCCCGCTGACCCGATGGACATCCACCTGcccttgagtaggcctatacatcGCTCCACTGTTGCCcttgtgcgcgtgtgagcgCTGTTGAAGTTGCGCTCCTGATCTATGTTCGGATGAGCCAGAGGAGTTATTAGGTACTCGTTCAGGGCATAGCCTTTGTCACCTAGATGAATCACATCAAACTTTTAGTGCGATGTCTTTAACGTTtttcaagagaaaaaaaagtgtgactgcagcgtaactcactgaggagatgactctgaccatgtagtgcgccctgatgtagacgatggccaacgttgctattttggaaattaaaagaatcgtgcgtgcccccaggccatcgggccaCCATGTTCAGGAatgacattctggcatcgcaaataatctgaacattaactgaatggtagcttttgcggttgagGCCTATGCGTAATCATTAGTAGATGGTGgcttcatacgcacatgggtacaatcaaccgcaccaatcccatttggaaacctagcaatagcataaaaatcccgtttgattccagtttgctgatcgttattatatgggaatttaatataacgttcggagagggaaattatagctgccaaaactgctggcatggttcggctaataggcctacttggctgggaaataccagacctgtccccgatcaCCCGTTGAAAGGTCCCGGTGGCCAAAAACCCCAAGgtctcgccttaactgtggctccaaagcattgcatagctccatcaggagatgcctgggagacgaaaacgactcaagagccattcatcgctctccataaaaaaatcggcgcggtctcgaaaaaactctctctcgtcttagacgtgcgttgaggtcctctaacagagccagatctgccatcgaTGAGACTCcaccacctatttggcaaagctcctgtttatatagacagctgaataaacatttcaccagtcacattctaattattttcatagcaatactgtttttaattaggcctgacttgattgtaattgtttgaacggctgggctaattccaatttattttgtaattaatacagatgtgcaacatgggctacttgtgctgcactattcatcagtgAAATACCCGTAagttgcgccaaaaaaacgtCCGTACAcaagctcagacctgacgtgagatttcatcgcagcctgcgctcacgttcaaattgataaatgccaagctcaacgttgaaatgagcgtacgtccattttacgccCCTTTTCTctcgtacgctcgtttgataaatgagggccactaTGCCCTGAGACCAatgtcactttatttatttatttatttatttatttttacccaatttatttatttatttttacccaaTTTTCACTTCATCACTTTAGTTAATTTATGCTGCCAATAATTGCTGCTATAATATTTATCACTTTACCACTTTTACCACTAATACCACTTTATCCAATCACTCCTTTTCACTTATTTagtttgtacttattttatttccatctattttatctattttgactCCAACCCTGTATTACTTTCCCACCTTTGTATTGTAACTGTTGCACAGTaatttccctcgggataaataaagcatcttgaatcttgaatctcaTCATACCAACTAGTATTCCTCTTTGTGGATTTCTCTCTCTACAGACCAGACACACTATAAGTGATGGCTGTAGGAATATAGAGCTATTCCACACTTATTTTAACAGATAAATATTGCTTTCAGCACTTTTTATATTTCAGTAAAACACGTTCGTAATAGTACCACCTCCTTTTATATTACAGTAAACCTGTTTCTAATAGTACCACTGCCTTTATTATTACAGTAAAACCTGTTTCTCCTAGTACCACCTCCTTTCATATTACAGTGAAACCTGTTTCTCTCCGTACCACTTccttgatattatatatatatgtatatcgaATAAAATGAATCAAAGTATaacacaaataaatgtattttctatAAGACTCCATGACAGTACTCATATTACTGCAATAATACATGGTATTATTTATTCTTCAAGATAAAACAGCCTGACTCTTCAGTAGTGTTTCGGGCAGCAGTTTGTAACTACAGCTCCATTTGGAGGTGGGTTGCGGCCCAACATGGCCCCGAACAACAAAAGCATCACAGACTCCGGTGTGCTCGGTGGTTCCTGCTTGACCAGAGGATAGTTGTGATCATATGACAGCCATCTCATGTGAGGTGATAGTTGTGATCGTGTGACAGACGTCTAATGTGAGGTGATAGTTGTGATCGTGTGACAGCAGTCTCATGTGAGGTGATAGTTCTGATCGTGTGACAGCAGTCTCATGTGAGGTGAGAGTTCTGATCATGTGACAGCAGTCTCATGTGAGGTGAGAGTTCTGATCATGTAACAGACGTCTCATGTGAGGTGATGGTTGTGATCATGCGACAGCAGTGTCATGTGAGGTGATGGTTGTGATCGTGTGACAGACGTCTCATGTGAGGTGATGGTTGTGATCATGTGACAGACGTCTCATGTGAGGTGATAGTTCTGATCCGGTGACAGCAGTCTCATGTGAGGTGATGGTTGGGATCATGTGACAGACATCTCATGTGAGGTGATAGTTCTGATCATGTGACAGCAGTCTCATGTGAGGTGAGAGTTCTGATCATGTGACAGCAGTCTCATGTGAGGTGAGAGTTCTGATCATGTGACAGCCGTCTCATGTGAGGTGAGAGTTCTGATCATGTGACAGCAGTCTCATGTGAGGTGAGAGTTCTGATCGTGTGACAGACGTCTCATGTGAGGTGATAGTTCTGATCATGTGACAGCAGTCTCATGTGAGGTGAGAGTTCTGATCATGTGACAGCAGTCTCATGTGAGGTGAGAGTTCTGATCATGTGACAGACGTCTCATGTGAGGTGATAGTTCTGATCGTGTGACAGCAGTCTCATGTGAGGTGATAGTTCTGATCAGGTGACAGCCGTCTCATGTGAGGTGATGGTTGTGATCATGTGACAGCAGTCTCAGAGGTCTGGGTGTTCTGGGTGAAGGCGTGGAGGGTGGATCACCAGCTTGTTCTCCTCAATGTCTCCAAAGTGTCGCAGCTGTTCTTCCAGTCCGCCGGGGGCGGAGGTTGCTACGTCTGGGAGCTCCCGcctgggtggaggagcaggaggagagagggctaTCTGGTCTAGGAGGTCCGGGTAGTCCTCCTCCTGGAGCCTGAAGGTCAGCCTGGAGGCGCAGGAGCCCTGGCAAGCCCGGATCTTAATGTCCACGTCGACCTGGACACAAAACAACCTCCTCATATATCTGttatctattatctatctattatctatctaatacatatatttgtgtatatgttaTTACcactattattatcatcatatatttactgtattattatatattattatatatcttgtatgtgtgtttgtgtgtgtgtgtgtgtgtctgtgtgggtgtgtgtctgtgtgggtgtgtgtgtgtgtgtgtgtgtttgtgtgtgtgcgtgtgtgcatgtgtgtacagagagagagcactgtCCCTGACCGATGGACTTCCAGTAAATGTTTGGACAACCATGGACAATGTACCAACCAACCACcgacactgacatacacacacacacacacacacacacacacacacgcacaaacacacgcacaccagcacaaacacacgcacacaaccacacacaatgacacaaacagataaacaaacactgaaacacCCACTCACAAAGCCCTCCTAACCTCTGTATGATAAAGCTCTTCCATCTGTTTCTGGACCTGTTGCCTCAGCTCCTTCAGTCTCTGTGACGACGCAGACGATAGTTTCCGTAGCAACCTCAGCTTCCTTGCCAGTCGGTCGGCCCCGGCAACATACCGGAGCACCGAGTCTGAGGAGGACCGAGTTCggatcatcatcatcctcattcaATATTAACCCCACTTTCCTGCTGTCGGTctttcctcctgtctgtctgtctgtctgtctttcctcctgtctgtctgtctgtctgtctgtctgtctgtctgtctgtctgtctgtctgtctgtctgtctttcctcctgtctgtctgtctgtctgtctgtctgtctgtctgtctgtctgtctgtctgtctgtctgtctgtctgtctgtctgtctttcctcctgtctgtctgtctgtcggtctgtctgtctttcctcctgtctgtccgtccggccgtccctccgtccgtccgtccgtcagtctgtctggTCACCTGGctttctatttttctctctctgtctctccgtggacccgtctgtcctcctcctgtctgtctgggtcCAAGGCCTCTcccgctgtctctccctctctcgctctgtccgtctgcgtgtctgtgtcgtcGGTCGCCTGTCTCACCGCGCTGGGAGCCGAGTGCGTGTCTCTGGGTGTGGTAGAACACCCAGCTGGAGCCCAGGGTGGAGCGGGAGGCGTGGTGCTGTCGCTCCACTCCGTCACACACCTCCAGCATCCTTCtctccaccgccacctcctgCTGCAGGAGCAGAGCCTGCACAACACAACCAGAGGGACAGCCAGAGCCCTGGACACCcgcacagccagacacacacacacacacacacacacacacacacacacacacacacacacacacacacacacacacacacacacacacacacacacacacacacacacacacacacacacacacacacacacacacacatacccaccgTCACTGAGGGTactgagtgtgtgagtttgtgcgtgcgtgtgtgggtgtgtgtgtatgtctgtctgtgtgtgtgtgtgtgtgtgtgtgtgtgtgtgtgtgtgtgtgtgtgtgtgtgtgtgtgtgtgtgtgtgtgtgtgtgtgtgtttgtgcgtgtatgtgtgcatgtgtgtgtgcctgtgtatgtgtgtgtctgtcagtgtgtgtgtgtgtgtgtctgtgtgtgtgcatgtatgtgtgtgtgtgtgtgtgtgtctttcagcgtttgtgtgtgtgtgtgcgtgtgtgtgtgtgtgtgtgtgtgtgtgtgtgtgtgtgtgtgcgtgtatgtgtgtgtgtgcgtgtatgtgtgtgtgtgtgtgtgtgtgtgtctttcagcgtgtgtgtgtgtgtgttggtgtgtgtgtttacccagtCTTCATCAGTGCACATAGGGTACTGATGGGGACACGCTGATCTCTTGTACGTCTGAGAGTCCAACCGGCCGTGCCTCCTCTTCTTCAGCTGCAGAcacacttcaaacacacacaccaatttatTAGTCACCTCATGATGTCATATTCGTGACATTAATGTCCCATTTCAAGCACACATACCGGTATGTATTGGTCACCTCTAAATCGTAcgtaaatcatacctgatgtaATCATTATAGTTTTGGTTCATTATGAAATTGAGTCATGCCTTGCTATCTGTTCTATGTAATGTTTCATAGCATCTGAACTGTGCTCAGTTCATGCTGTCATTCAGATGTTCCTGGGGATGTGAACTTTTACAGAAACAAGGGAGCTAGCATAGGGCCGCTCTGCTTGTGcgctatgtctgtctgtccagtgGAAGTCATCACTAGGGTCAGTGCTGACTGTGTGACTTTGTGGAGTCCTGAATACCAGTGTGTTGAAACAGTGAGACGACACAGGAGTTAAGTATGCAGGGCATCGTTATTTATTGATCGGTTATCAGAaagcaaacagaaaaacaaggaTAGAACAACAGCACACAGGTCATCGGCTTCAGAGttgacccaaaaaaaacaaacgtcTGGACAAACAGACCCTCAATCCTCTGGAACAAACcaacccaccacccacccctcctgtggaataaaccaacaaactccctccctcccctcctcctctggggaGGTCAGAAGGCGGCTGGTCTGATGGACATGCGGACCCTCTTTAGGCTGTAGTCGGCGGGCTTGTACGTAGTCCACACCACCCCGTTCTCCACCTCGTAGGGAGAGTTGTTCTCCGGGTCGTACGTCCCGCGGTAGTAGACCCCGTTGAGGTTGGCGGCGAGACAGTTGTTGTACCACCAGCCCCCGCCGTGCAGCTCCGCacagctcccctccccccagccgtcctggtcccggtccggtGTGCTGAACCTCATCCCGCTGTGGGACCGCAGGGGCCCGGCGCCTCCCAGGGCGTCCCCGGCCTCTCCCTCGTAGTGGGACACCTCCAGACGGAagccctcctcctctgagccCACCCTGACGCCGTACTGGGCcgtggccacgcccccctcccagTCCTCTAGCTCCACCCTCAGCATGCTCTCGCTCCGGCTGGTCAACAGGTGCAGGTTGTGGTTCCCAAGCCACACCTCGCCCCGGCCCTGCGCGTCCACCGAACCGAAGCCCTGGCGGTACTCGGCCCACGACCGGTTAAAGCTCTGGAGGCCggtctccctctgctggaccAGGAGCCAGCCCCCCATAAAGCCTGACTGGTCACAGTAAACCTCAACTACCCGGGTTTCCTGACCCTGACCCACGTTGACCTCAAACAAACCGCTCGCCTTCCCCCTCGTGTGGTGCTTCATGATGTCGGCACAATCTGAGAAGAGAGTCACCGGTTAGCTTGTTCTCCTGGGTAGTCTGTGCTGTAACGCAATCCTGTAGCCTGTGCTGTAACCCTTATCCTGTAGTCTGTGCTGTTACCCTAACACTGTAGTCTCTGCTGTTACCCTAACTATGTAGTCTGTGCTGTTACCCTAACTCTGTAGTCTGTGCTGTAACCCTAACTCTGTAGTCTGTACTGTGACCCTAACTCGGTAGTCTGTACTGTCACCCTAGCCCTGTAGTCTGTACTTTCACCCTAACACTGCAGTACTGCATTCCTAACCTTAACTTCTAGGTAGTCTAGTCTGGACTTCTGTAGATAATGCTCTCTGAATAATGTTGTCTTTAAGATTTAGGTTTTggaattttttattatttgaaacCTGTGGCACCATGCATTATTTTATTCTTAAGGAACATTGTCGAAGAACCTTGCATGATATTATTAAGGAACCCTCGTGATATTGTTAAGGAACCTTTCATTATTCTGTTTAGGAACCTTGCATGATATTGTTAAGGAATCTGATATTCCACGTTATCCATGTGTCCTCAATAGTAATGATAACCCTGCCTATTTAATATTTTGGTACATAAGGCTAGCTGAGGAGCTAGCTGGGGAGCTAGCTTGGGCTGAAGCCAGCTAGCTAattgagggtggggggaggggggtgtttcACTCCTAGCCTGTACCTTTTCCTGCATGATCTGACTGGACGACAGAGCTGCTCTGTATGCTGCGCGCGTGGACATCCGGGAAGTCTTCATCAACACCGCCCATCCCGAAGGTTCCCAGGTCAAAACCGGAGTTCCCAAAGTCCCCAAAACCAGTTTTTGAGTCCATGAGACTGCCCTTAGCTCCGCCAGTGAGTGATGTCAAGGAGtgggtggatgaggaggaggaggaggaggaggaggaggtggagccgccgccgccgccgccgccgccgccaccgccgccaccgccgccgccgcccagagAAGGGAAGAAGGTCCCCATTCCTCCCCTACTGGACTCCAGAATGGCCCTGCACTCCGGTCCGCCTTCGATGACCTCCTCCCTGGTCTCCTTTGGCCCTGTGGGCGTGTGCGTCACCACCGTGCGGATGCTCCTGGtgcaggagctggtggaggtggagtacGCGCCCGTCCCTCCGCTTATCTCAGTGATGCCCTTACTGCCTgtgcctgaggaggaggaggaggaggaggaggaggaggaggaggaggagccggaggagccggaggaggagccggaggaggaggaggatgtacCTGGGACCTTGGATACGGTTGCTGGGGAAGTTAAGGACCCCTCCGTCTCCAGGGTCAGCTGCATGGCTTGGACCTGAAGAACAACATATTACCATTACAACTAGCAGTACTACTAGTCACAttctactactaatactatgTGCTTTATGGTTTGGACCTGAATGTACTCTACTACTCCTACTTCTACTTCTACTATTGTACTACCGACACTATTTCTAATACTATTAcccatactactactactattactactgctactactgttactactactactactactactactactactgctaatacTGCCACCACTTCTATATGCTACTTCTATATTATGATCTCTGAGGATAATTCATTCTGCATCATTCTACATTATGATTATCATGTCAGAAGCAGGAGCTGAGGGCGCCGACCTCCGAGAACAAGGCCCTGGTCTGCTCGCCGCCGGACGGGTTGGACTTGTACTTCTCGTCCACCGCCGTCAGCTCCTTCAGCGGCCGGCTCTTCATGACGGACAGCGGCCGGGACGGACCCCTGCTCTGGGAGGCATCCGTGTCCATCTGGTCCATCtgcggagcacacacacacacacacacacacatacacacgccggtgaacggagagagacgggtggacagaccgacaggcggacaggtggacagaccgACAAACAGGCAGCTAGCTTGGTAGTTGGTGGGTGAGTCGGGCCGGTCCGTCGGTTAGCTAACTCGTAAGTTACTTTACTTGGCGGTGAGTGAGTGAAATCGCTGGTTGAGTGAGGTCTCACCTGTTTGTCCAGCGTCACGTAGCTCGCCCGATCCACCGAGAACTCTGTGTAGGTCTTACAAGAACCTTTGCATGCACGCAGCTTCATGTCTATAtccacctggagagagagagagagagagagagagagagagagagagagagagagagagagagagagagagagagagagagagagagagagagagagagagagagagagagagagagagagagagagagagagagaattttgaCGAGCTTGTATGCCTGTGGCTCTCAACAGCCTGactctcaaagggcttcacaggccacaTGATAAGACCACGCCCGTCTCTAACCAAACCCAGAGGGAAGAAGCCTAGGGAAGGAGAATCCT from Gadus morhua chromosome 17, gadMor3.0, whole genome shotgun sequence includes these protein-coding regions:
- the LOC115529504 gene encoding fibrinogen alpha chain, translated to MCTDEDWGSGCPSGCVVQALLLQQEVAVERRMLEVCDGVERQHHASRSTLGSSWVFYHTQRHALGSQRDSVLRYVAGADRLARKLRLLRKLSSASSQRLKELRQQVQKQMEELYHTEVDVDIKIRACQGSCASRLTFRLQEEDYPDLLDQIALSPPAPPPRRELPDVATSAPGGLEEQLRHFGDIEENKLVIHPPRLHPEHPDL
- the fga gene encoding fibrinogen alpha chain, producing MRLQTVILLLAGLVCRSAQDIDPRGPRPVEAGYSADKCATQKEWGFCSDEDWGVKCPSGCKILGLMDKHDHDMMKKIDRIRTLLEKHQAQSSSTDRITKQTYDYIKEGLTSDSGGDSSYFDLSQTLRRRIVDMKVKIDRQLIRMSTMKNQIRNQVTDIQRMEVDIDMKLRACKGSCKTYTEFSVDRASYVTLDKQMDQMDTDASQSRGPSRPLSVMKSRPLKELTAVDEKYKSNPSGGEQTRALFSEVQAMQLTLETEGSLTSPATVSKVPGTSSSSSGSSSGSSGSSSSSSSSSSSSSSGTGSKGITEISGGTGAYSTSTSSCTRSIRTVVTHTPTGPKETREEVIEGGPECRAILESSRGGMGTFFPSLGGGGGGGGGGGGGGGGGSTSSSSSSSSSSTHSLTSLTGGAKGSLMDSKTGFGDFGNSGFDLGTFGMGGVDEDFPDVHARSIQSSSVVQSDHAGKDCADIMKHHTRGKASGLFEVNVGQGQETRVVEVYCDQSGFMGGWLLVQQRETGLQSFNRSWAEYRQGFGSVDAQGRGEVWLGNHNLHLLTSRSESMLRVELEDWEGGVATAQYGVRVGSEEEGFRLEVSHYEGEAGDALGGAGPLRSHSGMRFSTPDRDQDGWGEGSCAELHGGGWWYNNCLAANLNGVYYRGTYDPENNSPYEVENGVVWTTYKPADYSLKRVRMSIRPAAF